Within the Flavobacterium sp. 9R genome, the region TTAAGTTCTTGCAAGCCTTTTTGAATGGTCATCGTTCCGTAACGCATCGCTAAAGCCACAGGTATATCTACCAATTGTTTCACTTTTTGATGCATTTTTTTCGAAATCACAATCAAAGGAGAACCTTCACTAGTCCAAATTCGACTGTAAGCTTCGGCCGATTTTTTTGGTCGGGTTTGTAATATGATACCACGAACCAATAAAGCGCGCAATAGATAAGGAACATCTATCACGTATTTATCCATTAAAAATTCATCTAAATACGGCTTTACATCTTTTGGAGTGGGACTTTCTGGTGAACCTAAGTTAACTAATAATACGCCTTTCATTCTGTTCTTTTTTATTGTTTTTGGATGACAAAGGGGGAAATTTCATTAAAATTTGAGGTCAAAAGTAAATAAACTCCGTCTTTATCTAGTATCTTATGTATTCTTTTTTTTATTGTTGGGATAGGTAAAACTGATGGTTTTATGACATCGTTGTATTGATAGCCATTAAATATTTTTTAGGAGTTGTACCAAATTTTTTCTTGAAAGCAGCTATAAAATGACTTCCGGTGCTGTATCCAATTTTGAGTCCTACTTCATTTACATTATAAGAGCCACTATCAAGCAATTGTCGAGCATAATCCATTTTGTAATCAAATAAAAAGCCATAAACTGTATCGCCATATATTTGTTTGAAACCCATTTTTAGTTTCTTTAAATTAAGACCAATAGTATCTGCTAATTCCTGAAGTCCAGGAGGTTCGGCCATATTGGCTATAATTATTTCTTTGGCTTTTTTGATTTTTAAAACATTCTCTTCATCAACTAAAAACGGACATTGCTCTGCATTTGGGTCTTCATTTCTATTAAAAAACAGACTTAATAATTCATACCCTTTGCCTTTGTAGTATAAATTTTTAATAGATGGATTCAAGTTATAATGAAACATTTGGTTCAAAACAATAGCCATTGATGGACTAATATCACTTTCGTTATAGTACTTTTTGTCTTGATTTTCTTTACTTAAAAACGGAATATGTTCTGCATTTGTAGTAAACAATCCGTGAAACTTTTTTATGGAGACAAATATGGATATCAACCAAGATTTTGGTGCTACTTCTACGTGTAAAGGCAATTCTTTTTCGGTATTGTAAAAAAGCAAGGCTTTTTCCTCGTTAAGTTTTAAGCCATAATTCCCTTGATTAAAGATATAGTTAGCGTTTCCTTTTAAACCAAAATGAAATTGAATCAAACCCAATTGTACAGGTCGTTTAAAAGTTGTAATCACATCGGTATTGTTTTGAAAACGAATTAAAATAAAATCATCGTCAATTTTTATTTCTTCTTCCATTTTGTTGATTTCCTTTAGTGAAGTTGTTATTTTCGTTTATAATCAAACGAATACTTTATCTTTTCAAAATTAAATCTTTTTGATGGTTTATTGTTTACTTGAATGTGATTTTATAAAATCTTTGTGTTTTGGATTTTTATTTCAAAAAAGTTGTGGACTGAATAGTAACTGTATTGGCAATTTTACTCTTGACCAAGCTGGGTATGGCAATATTAAAATCACTCGCATTTACTGAGAAACTTGACACGATTTGTATTCCATTGGGTGTTCTGCGGATTTTTGCAATAAATGCTATGGCATTGGATTTTCCGTGAAGTTCTAAATTCCCCTTTATTGGATAATCTTTAAAGTTTGTGGTCAATTGATTTGCGTCAAACCCTTCAATTTTTCCTTTAAAAATTGCTTTTGGATAGTCATCGGTTTCCATATAATTTTCATTAAAATGCTCCTCCATTAAAGCAATTTTAAACCGAAATCCTTTCATTAGAGCCAAACTGGCAATTTCACCGGTTTTTGGATTGAAAACAAACGTCACACTCTTGTTTACTGCCCTAACTTCTTCAAAAGTCGGAACCGATGCCTCAAAGGTTATTGTTCCCGATTTGTCAATCATTTTTTGCTGAGCAAACCCCAAATGAATGACGTTTAGCATAACTAAGAGTATCATTTTTTTCATAGTTCGTTTCTTTTTGTTACTTGTAATCTGTTATCAAAACAGCTGCTAGTTGAATATTCACTTTGCTAGCTAATTTGTATTGAATGAGTGTTGGAATAGGTATGCTAAAATCACTAGTGTTTACGGAGAAGCTCGTATTCAATACAACCCTAGGTCCAACTTTACTGATTTTGGCAATAACACTTATATCTTTTGCTTTGCCGTGTATTTCAAGTTTCCCGTTCATTACAAAATCTTTTGGATTTGAGGTTAGGGTTTTCCGATCAAATGCTTCAATTTGGCCTCTAAAAATGGCTTTCGGATAGCGATCGGTCTCCATATAATTTTCATTGAAATGTTCTTCCATTAACGCAATTTCAAAATGAAACCCTTTCATTAAGACTAGACTTGCAATTTCTCCTGTTTCAGGATTTAAAACTACTGTCGCTCCAATATTGGTTCCCTTCACTTCATCATAAGAAGGAAACGATGCATCAAAAGTTATTATTCCAGATTTGGTTATCATTTTTTCTTGGGCAAAGACCAGTAACGAAGCAAATAGCAATGGTACGAGGATGATTTTTTTCATTATTCTGTTTTGCATCAGTTTTCTATTAATCCCTCTTTTTGCCATTTTAGAATAATATCAATCGTGGCTTGAGGCATTCTTGGTCCTCCACTTGGCATTAACAATCCATTGCCATTTTGTAGCGAAATTCTAGTAGTCAAACCACGATTGAGAACGGCTTCTTTTACTTGGTCATAGGTTACCAAAGGCATTGGAGCTCCGTTTTTTGGCACCGCTGCGTGACAGACCACACAATTGTTGTCAATTATTGATTTTACGTTTTTGGTATAGGTTGTTAATCCTACCATTGTAGAATCGTCCATTAGGGTGGTCGGATTGTCATTGGTACAGCTCACCAGAGTTATCGCAAGTGCAAGGGCTGTATACAGTTTTTTTGTGTTCATAAGGATTGGTTTTAAATTAATTAAGATGATTTGAAAAGCCATTCTAATGCATATACGAGAAAATGCAGTGTACAGTTTTTTTTAAGGGCATTTTTATTTTTTTAAAACCAAAGCTTCCTTTTTAACGTAAGTAGAGAAAACAGAATAAAACTACTTATGAAAAAAAAATTACTAATAGGGATGTTGCTTTGTGCTTTAATAGCAAGCCTAACTTACTTCTATGCTTATAAAGGACATCGAGAGATAAGCTCATCCTCTACAGATTATGTGGTGACAATCTCGGGACTTGAGAAAGAATTCACTACTGATGATCGCACGGCTACCTTGAAATATCAGAATACAATCGTTGAATTGTCAGCTAAAATTACTTCCATTGATTCAGAAAGTAATGGAGTTGTTTTGGGAGATAAAGTATTTGTAACCTTCAAAGACAGCGTCTTAAAAAGTATGACATCAGGTGAAAAACTAACTATCAAAGGACGCTTTTTAGGGTACGATGAATTATTAGGAGAATTTAAAATAGACCAATGTTCAATAATGAACTAAAACAAAAAAACTTAAAACTATATCTTATGAAAAAGCTTGTACTCTTTTTATTTTTATTTCCATTACTAACGTATGCACAAAATGACCTATTATCGGGAGTTGATGTTCCTGTTGCCAAAGAAAAAGTAACTTCTGCTTTCAAAGCTTTAAAAATTGTAAATCTTGAATCTACCAAAGTGGCTGCAAAAGGCGATTTGTATTTTGTTGTTGCCCATCGATTTGGTTCTATTCAGGATGGATTTGAAGGGTTCTATGGTTTGGATAATGCGAATACACAAATCAAATTTATTTACGGACTGACAAATGGTGTTCACGTAAGTGCCGCTAGAAGTCAGCTAGCCTATGATTTTGCAGTGAAGTATGCTTTGTTTCCGCAAATAAAAGAAGGTTTTCCTGTTACAATAACAGGTTTCAATAGTGTGTCTATAAACAATACTTTAAACGAAAGTACCTATCCTGAGCTCCAGTTTGATAATAGGTTGACCTATGTAGCGCAACTATTAATTTCTAGAAAATTCTCAGAAAAACTTTCTTTACAAGTTGCTCCCACTTTTTTTCACGAAAACTTTGTTGAAAACCCAATGCAAAACAACACACAATATGCTATGGGAATTGGCGGGCGATATAAAT harbors:
- a CDS encoding YceI family protein, whose protein sequence is MKKMILLVMLNVIHLGFAQQKMIDKSGTITFEASVPTFEEVRAVNKSVTFVFNPKTGEIASLALMKGFRFKIALMEEHFNENYMETDDYPKAIFKGKIEGFDANQLTTNFKDYPIKGNLELHGKSNAIAFIAKIRRTPNGIQIVSSFSVNASDFNIAIPSLVKSKIANTVTIQSTTFLK
- a CDS encoding YceI family protein, which encodes MKKIILVPLLFASLLVFAQEKMITKSGIITFDASFPSYDEVKGTNIGATVVLNPETGEIASLVLMKGFHFEIALMEEHFNENYMETDRYPKAIFRGQIEAFDRKTLTSNPKDFVMNGKLEIHGKAKDISVIAKISKVGPRVVLNTSFSVNTSDFSIPIPTLIQYKLASKVNIQLAAVLITDYK
- a CDS encoding DUF5777 family beta-barrel protein; translation: MKKLVLFLFLFPLLTYAQNDLLSGVDVPVAKEKVTSAFKALKIVNLESTKVAAKGDLYFVVAHRFGSIQDGFEGFYGLDNANTQIKFIYGLTNGVHVSAARSQLAYDFAVKYALFPQIKEGFPVTITGFNSVSINNTLNESTYPELQFDNRLTYVAQLLISRKFSEKLSLQVAPTFFHENFVENPMQNNTQYAMGIGGRYKFSKRWSLNIDYAAHLNRATNSLYRNPLSIGFDLETGGHVFQMHFTNSQGIDEAGYLARTSGSWNKGDVFFGFNLARVF
- a CDS encoding AraC family transcriptional regulator is translated as MEEEIKIDDDFILIRFQNNTDVITTFKRPVQLGLIQFHFGLKGNANYIFNQGNYGLKLNEEKALLFYNTEKELPLHVEVAPKSWLISIFVSIKKFHGLFTTNAEHIPFLSKENQDKKYYNESDISPSMAIVLNQMFHYNLNPSIKNLYYKGKGYELLSLFFNRNEDPNAEQCPFLVDEENVLKIKKAKEIIIANMAEPPGLQELADTIGLNLKKLKMGFKQIYGDTVYGFLFDYKMDYARQLLDSGSYNVNEVGLKIGYSTGSHFIAAFKKKFGTTPKKYLMAINTTMS